DNA from Rhipicephalus microplus isolate Deutch F79 chromosome 5, USDA_Rmic, whole genome shotgun sequence:
AGCTGTGGCACTCTCTTTTAACTTCACTGAaaaacagcttcgacagagcaactTTCCTGCAGAAGCTTCACATTTATAAACGGAAAACGAACTTCCATTTCTGTTTcgatattttttgtttttcttccacTTCACACCGAGGTCAAGGGAAGAGCAACGTGATCTCTTCTAACGTATAAACAATCGCAATAAAAATGCGCTTTTCCCAGCTTCAAGTAGCGTTTCCGCTatcccacttcttttttttttttcagctcaccGAGAACGCCTGTGAAGGTTTTTAGTTTCGAATGTATATACGAAGGAAGTGAAGGCGTAGAAAGTGTCTCCGGTGTATACTTTTACATCCCCGCTTCCAAACTCACCTTTCCTCCGGTGACAGCCTCAGTGACCCGAATCCGGTCGCTCCGTGTGTCTACTGAGCTCGTCGTCGAAACGGCCGCCAATCACGGCCTCCTACCGAGAGCCACCGACACTCCTTCTCACCCCGACCCTTCGCCTTCTTGACTCAAGCGAAGCGGAGGACATGGACAGAGCCCCGGGAGGCGACCAGCTTATACGGGACGTGGTCTTCGCCCGCTGACGTTGTCTTTCGCCACACGGGGTCTTCGCAGGACGCGTGTTGGGCGTCGTTTATAAGCATCGCACCGACCGATAGCGCGTCCTTTTTCTCCGTACCGTCCCGTAAAGGCCTGCCTTGCCCACCCGACTGAACAGCCGAGAGGGAGACGCGATGAACGTTCGCCAAACCATGTGTCGACAGGTAGGACTCGTCGACGCTTGTTTCGCACCCCGCCATTGCGGACAATAGGTGTTTGTAGTGTCCCAACCTCCGTCTTGCGTCCGTGTTAGGACGCCCTGTATTTTTTATAATGAATACGCAACAAGTAGGTCAGCTCTTTGTTATTCTAGGAGTTATGGACTTGCGgcacttgactgctgacccgaaggtcgcgggatcgaatcccggccgtggcagcTGCTTTTCAACGCAGCCGATTCGCTagagacccgtgtgcttagatttaagtgcacgtcaGAGAACCCTGGGTGGTCGAGATTTTGCAATTTTAATAATCGtagcgtggttttgagacgtaaaaacTCAACAGTTGTTACTATTGCGTTTGTTTCGCAAAATCTTCATCACTTCTATCTATCGCGTTTCCGTAGATAAGATGGTTTTGatttttggttattttttctTCACTGAAGGTACGGATAACGGACGTCGTTTAGCTTTTCCGGCTTAGAATAATAACACTTTATGTGTTGTATTTCGCCGAAAGCTCTTCATGCTGGAGAAAGACCTATCACGAACTTTACCCACAAAGCTAGGTCTCGAACGCTGCTGAATTTTAACTTAATTCGTGTATATTGATTTGTCATTGTTATACGTTCCTGTGCAGTGTTAAATCCAAAAGCGCCTCTTGAACTAACAGTCGGCCTCCGTTCATGTCGTTACGTAAAGCTCAAATTTTAAATCTGATTGATCTCGTTCTTCCGAGCGGTTGTAATATCCGCCGAATTCGCATATATATACTATTTCAGAGCGCGAATTTGATTTTTTGTGTGCACTTTATTAGCTTAATTTAAACACTAATTTAATAACACACTACACATAGCACATTCACCTGACATGTTGTGCGACGTTTTCTGATTCCTGAAGGGATGGTGTCAAAGTCAACACCTCGAAATGAGCAGTGTACTTTGCGGTGTTTGGAATTCAACGGCCATTCTTTTCCACCGCTTCACTGTTAATTGTAGCAGATGCGGGCGTATTAAAAAAGTGAATGATTCATTTACCTTCTGCTTATCGCGAGATGGAAGACGTTATCAGATGGCGCTCTATAAAACAGCGCCATTCAGGCCTCGGCGAgatgtgtttagaacaaatgttcgacgatttagagtgCGGTGTACTTTGAGCTGTCCCGgtgtgcttgaaaaaaaaatgattgacaaCTTAGAGTACTATGTGTATATACTCTACTATGGAGAGTGGTAAGCTCTGTCTAGGAAAAAAATGCTTCGATGATTTTAAGTACGATGCTAAGCTGTCCGcagtgcatgcgtgtgtgtgtttaaaaaaagttgttaacaattcagagtacttagtactctactatgggagagctaaaagccgtcccgtgggtctCCGGTTGCAAGTAATATTCATTAGACTAATTGCGCTACGAGTACAAGTCCACAATCACCCACTGAACACTCTTGAGCCTGTTTTGTATCACAACGCTGAGAAAGCAGGATTCAGCAGTGTAAACCAGACGGCTGCCTCATAGCTGTTCTTGTTCATAAGCTTCTTTGCTCTTTCCGCGCATTTCACTAAGCCTTTAATAAAGGTGCATTGAAGTGTGACACTGATAACGAGAAGAATTCTATGATTCGTAATGGAAGTGGCAACAACTGTCAGTCATTTCAGCACAGAGCAGCCGTGCAGCACGGCGTTCTCGAGATTCGAGAAACAAACGGGGAAAGGCAAAAATGGTGGTCAAAGATGTCATCGAGTGCCTACCTTACAATTTGGAAGGGGATATGCAAATAATGGatagatgaaaaaagaaaagtacgaATAATAACAAAAGAACCATTGTACGGACATTTGACATAGTTGGTATTTGTTCATCTTGATGCATGCAAACAGAGACGCACAATGTCGTCGTTTTTCTTACTTTGTCATTGTCTATTAGTGCATCCCcctacaacattttcgcatcAGGGTGAACAGTTAATGTGAACAAACAGAGCAGCATGTATTGTCTTTACCACAACGCTGTTAGCAGCGACTGCTTATTGCTCGCCCATAGTGCCTCTATAGtactcttacccccgtattcagaaacgctgcttgacttgaactgaCTTGAAACCGTCTTCATAGCAGCGCGTTCGAAACGCGTCTGTGcagcattgaagtcggtggcaagtcaagttcaagtcaagcagcgtttctgaatacgaggGTTAAGCCTTCAGGACTTGTTCTCAACACGCGCGCCAACACTCCACAAGTGTTCTCAGAACCCAGTCGACTCTATAGTAACCAGAATATGGCTCTCGCAAGCTTGCACAATGTAAGAAAGCGTAAGTCGGTGACCTGGGATTGCCACCTCCGAAAGTAGTCTTTTCATAAATGCGTTTAGCCTTAAGAACGCATCTTTGAGCTTCGACGGACGATCAGTTGCAGAAATGCTCAACTTTCTCTTTGCCCTTAGGTGAGGGAAAATGaagctaatgaaaaaaaaaacggggaagCCCACCGTATTTTTAATTTTTAGTACCACCCATGCTTCTCCTTGCGTCCATGTGAACGCTGCAAACAGGCCGTTCATTCGGCGCGGCTTCTGACGGCGCCAGGTGCGGCGCACCCATGCCAGGCTCGGAATAGCAGCCGAACGTTCACACGGGACACTTTTGCGAAAGATCGCTTCACTGCCCACGTATTTGAGAGCTTGTGGCCTGCGCCTGGTTGGGCGCCGAACACCGGTTGAGTTTAGAGCGAAGGGTGAGGCTGGTGAGGAGAAGAGGGGAGGGAAGGTGAAGAGATAGAAGAGGAGGAGGGATGGGAAACCCCTTGCCCTTGCCCCTTCCTCGTTGTCacccctcctttttttctttattttttctaatGTGGTTAGTCGACGTCACATCGTTATGGGTAGTCTTCCTTGCCCTGTTTACCCGACGGCGGTTGCTCGTGCCGACGAAAGAAGGGACGTAGAACGTCTTGCTAGTTGGTTTGACCACGCCCTTGTTTTAGTGTACGTCCTCTTCTATCCGGTGTGTACACGCCGATAAATGTCTGTGGAACGGTAAGAGCGTAAGAAGAAGGACGTGACCTGGGACGCACGAGTATGGTCCATACAGTGGTCGCATAAGGACTCATACTTGCGTGACGTTATGCCGGATGCTTTCGAGGGAGGGCCTAATATAAGGTGGGTGGCTGTGTACACggaactatttatttatttattttcggaTGCCACTCTAGCTCAAGTTTTCTTGGAAGCCACGCGGAACTTCCCGTTTCTGTTTTTAATGCTGCCGTTTCGGAGGCAGTTTCACTTCCTTTGGAGCGAATACATGAATACGATACCCATATACCCGGCGCCTACGGTACGCATTCGGTGTTAAAGATGCACGCCGGTTTGCTTTAAAAAAAAGCGGCCCGCTTGAATGCGGACGCGGCTGTGCATTCATTACACGCTCGAGCGGCGTTGCACGACGTTTCTCGTTGGCGATAAACGTGTAAGTTTTGTTCATTGATAGCTGATTGCCAGCTACTATTTCGGAGCCATTCTGCACCCGAAGAACAGGGGACAGGACCGCTAGAAGCAACAGCATTACAAAGTCATTGGCCACGAATTGTTTGTCTTGATCAGAGTTGGCGTGACAAGAAGGTCATAGAAAAGTTGAATCCTTTTTTGACAAAATAGTTCAGGTATAGTTTAGGATCTTCCttcaaagagacaaaaaaggATCTGCGGTCTAGTTAAACGTCACGCAGCGTCAGGTAGCACACGCTAATGGTATAAGGAAATGTAACATGTCCCGCTACGCACGTAGGAAAAGACGTGGGGGTGCAATTATACAATACGGCAAGAGTGCGCGGACACAAAGCTGTTCAGCTGATTGTAGTCCGCTGACATGCATTGAATCTGAAATGATGGTTTCTTACATCCACAAGAGCTGCATATTAATAGTTTATTAGGTCATTAAAACTATGTGTATTTCTTATTTTCAGTCATAATTCGAACTCAACGTTGTAGCGTGGTACATTACTAACTCAGCTTATGATATATTTGGGTGCCCAGCTAGACCTAATAGGCGGTAAAAGTTATGATATTATCTAATCCTATACTAAGACATTGATTGGCTCTCACGCTTGTATCGTGATTTTCACTCGTGTAAGCCGTACTGGAGATTGAgaaaccacagaaaaaaaaagacaggaagaTTAACCATGACAACGCATACGTGGTCAGGTAGTTGTCCTGTGTTTATAAAAATTTATTCACAGACAGTCAATTTCTTTTGTACAGTACATTTCAACAGAACggaacacacacagacacacataatttccacaaaaacaaaaatatttctatacatatgtacattacATGATCCTGCGTAAAGGCTGTTACTTATTGAGCCTGTTTGCATAAGCGACCTTAGTAAGAAATATTACATGGCGTTAAACGGAACCTCCTAATATAGGACGTGTTGCAATGGGTTCTGCTGTATATTTTCACCAACTGCCTGATGCTGTTATACGCACCTTAATTAATATAGGCGCACTACCACTCTTGCATTCACCCCCATCAAGATGTGGCCTCCACAGCCACATTTCTGAGATCAAGCGCTTGCATTCGCAGAGCAACGGCATATGCACGCAGGTAGTAACCTTAGCATATTGGTTCATATTACCAGTTCGATCAGTGTTAAGCTTTACATGCAAATAATCTTGTTCAATCTGACGGTGTAACGCAGGTCTCCTGGACGTTGTGGGCGCTTTTATCTGCCACGCTACTGCTACAACCAGACACATGTGCAGCGTCTCCCCAGTCCGAGTCTCTATTACGGGCAATGGCGGCGGCGGCAAAGCCCAACAAGGACTACAGCTTTAACATCGACAATGTTTACGCTTCTCCCGCAACCATGGAGAAGTACATGAACTCCTATAGCTTCCCTGGACCAGTAGACTACATGTCCGCCGCCGCTATGTCTCCAGATGGTGGAGCTATGGAATTCTACCCGACAATGACATCTGGTTCTGTCTTCGACAACTTCGCCTTCAGTCCGACGATCAAGGTCGACGAGCTGTCAGCGTACCAGGAGCCCACGGGTCACGTATTCAAGGATTTTAGTCGCGACAAGGGGAAGAAAGTTTATAGAATCAAGGGAGCAGCCGACGAGGACGACACCGAATTCGACGAGGGAAGAACTAGACCTTCGACCACCAAGACTGGCGGAAAAGCTGAGGAGTGGAGACGACCGGACTCCAAGCGGAACTCGGAAGAATCCCGCTCCATTGAAGAGGACGGGGCAGCAGCAACGCCTGGCCGCAGGAAAAGACCGAATGGAGCTTCCGGGTCGTACTCCCGGGGTATTCCCGAGCAGGACGAAGACAGTTCGGAGGAAGAAGGAGGAGACGACGCGCCGCGAGAAGATGGGACGTCACCGGCGACGTCCCTCAGTGGCCGCGACGAGATCGCCTACTCGCGGGGCAACAGTAGGCGTCCTTTCGTTCGCGTGAAGAACAGCGGAGCGCTCACCAGTGATGAAGCATCGTCCTCAGAAGAAGGACAAAGAGCTGCTGCGACACCTCTGAGGAACTACGACACTGGTCCTAGGGTCAACGGTGAGGTGCGCGGCTCTACGACGACAGCAAATCAGAGGCTCGCGAATGGGCTAAAAAAGAACGTCGGCAATGGTGGCTACGGAAACAGTGGCGAGCTACCTTCTTTCGTTCCGGAGACCAGCAGTAGCAAGGCCCAAGGAGCCTCCAATTTTCGAGGCTCCACTAACGTAAACGACAACGATGGCGTCAGGGACGTAAGGTACAACTCGTACAACGGCAACAACATCGACGACAACGCCCTGCGGATGGCTAGCGGTGCTATGTTCCGCGATAACTTGGCGGCAACGCTCATGACGACGACGActacgacaacaacgactgcaaGACCAGAACTCGGAAATGGACTGATATTGCTAAACGGCAACGGTCGGCTTGATGCAGCACAGCAGCAGTCAGAACGATCAGCGAAGTCTAGACGAAGGCCACCTCTGGCCTATACGCCTGGAAGCGCGGAGTACCAGTCAGAGAGCGATGAAGGCAGCAATTCCAGGGATCAGGAGGAGACGACGACGAACGGCTACAGCTCAACCACGGCTCCGGAACCATTCAGTTATTCGTCCGAGGAAGAGACTGCGCCGCCGAGGCAGGAGAGTGGGTCTTCCGCTCAAGAGAAGCCGCGACAAGAGAACAGGTTTTCCCCCGAAGAGAGGCCGCGACAAGAGGGCAGGTTTTTCACCGAAGAGAGGCCACGACAAGAGAACAGGTTCTCCGCCGAAGAGAGACCACGACAAGAGAGCAGGTTTTCCGCCGAAGAGAGGCCGCGACAAGAGAGCAGGTTTTCCGCTGAAGAGAGGCCGCGACAAGAGAGCAGGTTTTCCGCCGAAGAGAGGCCGCGACAAGAGAGCAGGTTTTCTGCCGAAGAGAGGCCGCGACAAGAGAGCAGGTTCTCCGCCGAAGAGAGGCCGCGACAAGAGAACAGGTTTTCCCCCGAAGAGAGGCCGCGACAAGAGAGCAGGTTTTTCACCGAAGAGAGGCCGCGGCAAGAGAGCAGGTTTTCCGCCGAAGAGAGAATTCACGCGATGAAGAGGCCGACGCAGACCGCCGCGGCAAGGATGCGGAGGCCTGTGAATGGTGAGCTTGGAGTAGCCGCAGCAACGACGCCCTTGACCAACggcaggggctctgtgacggcgAACGCACGGCGTAGTGCCAACAATGGCAGAAAGCTCGGTGGCTACGCCGCGGCGGCACAAATGCCTGTACAAATGTCCACGCAACCGCCCGCTCTTCCTCCGGCGTCTTCGCTCGTGCTGCTGTCCCGGGACCCGACGCCTTCT
Protein-coding regions in this window:
- the LOC119174499 gene encoding uncharacterized protein LOC119174499 isoform X1, translated to MNVRQTMCRQVSWTLWALLSATLLLQPDTCAASPQSESLLRAMAAAAKPNKDYSFNIDNVYASPATMEKYMNSYSFPGPVDYMSAAAMSPDGGAMEFYPTMTSGSVFDNFAFSPTIKVDELSAYQEPTGHVFKDFSRDKGKKVYRIKGAADEDDTEFDEGRTRPSTTKTGGKAEEWRRPDSKRNSEESRSIEEDGAAATPGRRKRPNGASGSYSRGIPEQDEDSSEEEGGDDAPREDGTSPATSLSGRDEIAYSRGNSRRPFVRVKNSGALTSDEASSSEEGQRAAATPLRNYDTGPRVNGEVRGSTTTANQRLANGLKKNVGNGGYGNSGELPSFVPETSSSKAQGASNFRGSTNVNDNDGVRDVRYNSYNGNNIDDNALRMASGAMFRDNLAATLMTTTTTTTTTARPELGNGLILLNGNGRLDAAQQQSERSAKSRRRPPLAYTPGSAEYQSESDEGSNSRDQEETTTNGYSSTTAPEPFSYSSEEETAPPRQESGSSAQEKPRQENRFSPEERPRQEGRFFTEERPRQENRFSAEERPRQESRFSAEERPRQESRFSAEERPRQESRFSAEERPRQESRFSAEERPRQESRFSAEERPRQENRFSPEERPRQESRFFTEERPRQESRFSAEERIHAMKRPTQTAAARMRRPVNGELGVAAATTPLTNGRGSVTANARRSANNGRKLGGYAAAAQMPVQMSTQPPALPPASSLVLLSRDPTPSADQKAAATATTGADQRPAATNVAGGRPRTLFHQQGFHGPYSYRFGFDTADPYNPQTRYEEKGADGRVRGSYSYLDPKGRLQVVRYEADREGGFRVKGSFGQFPGDTKP
- the LOC119174499 gene encoding uncharacterized protein LOC119174499 isoform X2 encodes the protein MAAAAKPNKDYSFNIDNVYASPATMEKYMNSYSFPGPVDYMSAAAMSPDGGAMEFYPTMTSGSVFDNFAFSPTIKVDELSAYQEPTGHVFKDFSRDKGKKVYRIKGAADEDDTEFDEGRTRPSTTKTGGKAEEWRRPDSKRNSEESRSIEEDGAAATPGRRKRPNGASGSYSRGIPEQDEDSSEEEGGDDAPREDGTSPATSLSGRDEIAYSRGNSRRPFVRVKNSGALTSDEASSSEEGQRAAATPLRNYDTGPRVNGEVRGSTTTANQRLANGLKKNVGNGGYGNSGELPSFVPETSSSKAQGASNFRGSTNVNDNDGVRDVRYNSYNGNNIDDNALRMASGAMFRDNLAATLMTTTTTTTTTARPELGNGLILLNGNGRLDAAQQQSERSAKSRRRPPLAYTPGSAEYQSESDEGSNSRDQEETTTNGYSSTTAPEPFSYSSEEETAPPRQESGSSAQEKPRQENRFSPEERPRQEGRFFTEERPRQENRFSAEERPRQESRFSAEERPRQESRFSAEERPRQESRFSAEERPRQESRFSAEERPRQESRFSAEERPRQENRFSPEERPRQESRFFTEERPRQESRFSAEERIHAMKRPTQTAAARMRRPVNGELGVAAATTPLTNGRGSVTANARRSANNGRKLGGYAAAAQMPVQMSTQPPALPPASSLVLLSRDPTPSADQKAAATATTGADQRPAATNVAGGRPRTLFHQQGFHGPYSYRFGFDTADPYNPQTRYEEKGADGRVRGSYSYLDPKGRLQVVRYEADREGGFRVKGSFGQFPGDTKP